Proteins encoded together in one Deltaproteobacteria bacterium window:
- a CDS encoding VOC family protein — protein MAKIKHIAIATQDPEKTAQFYKDVFGLREIAKINSPGAQGFHLTDGDINFAVLKFKNDATAGMPQGKDFTGLHHIGFEVDSVEAIDKTLSAAGAPIRDDINDALGLGRNKAAHVNAEVKYSAPDGVIIDISETGWAGTAKHPR, from the coding sequence ATGGCCAAGATCAAACATATCGCGATCGCCACTCAGGATCCGGAAAAGACCGCGCAGTTCTACAAAGATGTCTTCGGCCTGCGCGAGATCGCCAAGATCAACAGTCCGGGCGCACAGGGATTTCACCTCACAGACGGCGACATCAACTTTGCCGTGCTAAAATTTAAAAACGACGCCACCGCCGGCATGCCCCAGGGAAAAGATTTCACCGGCCTGCATCACATCGGCTTCGAAGTCGACAGCGTCGAAGCCATCGACAAAACCCTGAGCGCCGCCGGCGCGCCGATCCGCGACGACATCAACGACGCCTTAGGCTTGGGCAGGAACAAAGCAGCCCACGTCAACGCCGAAGTAAAATACAGCGCGCCGGACGGCGTGATCATCGACATTTCCGAAACCGGCTGGGCCGGCACCGCGAAACATCCGCGCTAG
- a CDS encoding ABC transporter substrate-binding protein yields the protein MFSSRNFAVSKFKLLAQTICLALSLLVTEINSPIHAAERVKLALPAKSMGYLPLFAAIHRGFFKDENIEIETPMMLPQLAHNALLSGDVDYHDVADSALRLAAKGAPIKTIFFGAARPNYFLMAKPQFKSIQELRGKYIGIVRFGDTIELATRIAFSREAMDAQRDAVLIMIGLPSTRVAALSAGSVDATIAIPPDNVLLKQKGFRELLFLGDAIEFPSNGFSTTERQLIEKRDLTKRLLRALYRGLNFARERPDDTIQILEREWRMDGPTAKESYASLAKSFSKDGAASDAGLKVHISQMQRADKTIGDIALNKIVDFRPLEEVRREMFK from the coding sequence ATGTTTAGTTCGAGGAATTTCGCCGTGAGTAAGTTCAAGTTACTAGCGCAGACCATTTGTCTGGCTCTCAGTTTATTGGTCACTGAGATAAATTCCCCAATCCATGCAGCCGAGCGCGTCAAGCTCGCCTTGCCGGCGAAATCCATGGGCTACCTGCCGCTGTTCGCCGCCATTCATCGCGGTTTTTTCAAAGACGAGAACATCGAGATCGAGACGCCGATGATGTTGCCGCAATTGGCGCACAACGCGCTTTTGTCCGGCGACGTCGACTACCACGACGTCGCCGATTCCGCATTGCGCCTGGCCGCCAAGGGCGCGCCGATCAAGACGATCTTCTTCGGCGCTGCGCGGCCAAATTATTTTTTAATGGCCAAGCCGCAGTTCAAATCGATTCAAGAATTGCGCGGCAAGTACATCGGCATCGTTCGCTTCGGCGATACCATCGAATTGGCGACCCGGATCGCATTTAGCCGCGAAGCCATGGACGCCCAGCGCGACGCCGTGCTGATCATGATCGGCCTGCCGAGCACGCGGGTCGCCGCGCTCAGCGCCGGCTCCGTCGACGCGACCATCGCGATCCCGCCGGATAATGTGTTGCTCAAACAAAAAGGCTTTCGCGAGCTGCTCTTCTTAGGCGACGCCATCGAGTTTCCCAGCAACGGCTTTTCCACCACCGAGCGGCAACTGATTGAGAAACGCGACCTCACGAAACGGCTGCTGCGCGCGCTCTATCGCGGCTTGAATTTCGCCCGCGAGCGACCCGACGACACGATTCAGATCCTCGAACGGGAATGGCGCATGGATGGACCGACCGCGAAGGAATCCTACGCATCGCTGGCGAAGTCATTCAGCAAAGACGGCGCGGCCAGCGACGCCGGCTTGAAAGTTCACATCAGCCAGATGCAACGCGCCGACAAGACCATCGGCGACATCGCGTTGAACAAGATCGTCGATTTTCGACCGCTTGAAGAAGTGAGGCGAGAGATGTTTAAATAG
- a CDS encoding cupin domain-containing protein — translation MAAEFIDILKEPELEIGHSKKVLFTSDHFHTWVHGDYPGTKGPMHKHTADQQFYCVQGQCTFHFPDGTSRALDCGMLVTIPAGQLYQLDNTGDEYMILLGARAEPAGNPRFSATNKEVGHGDFAKKQLDKIKAPEEKKARARQES, via the coding sequence ATGGCTGCTGAATTCATCGACATATTGAAGGAACCCGAACTGGAAATCGGCCACAGCAAGAAAGTTCTCTTCACCTCGGACCACTTTCACACCTGGGTGCACGGAGATTATCCTGGGACCAAAGGACCGATGCACAAGCACACCGCCGACCAGCAGTTCTACTGCGTCCAAGGCCAGTGTACGTTTCACTTTCCCGATGGCACGTCGCGTGCGCTGGATTGCGGCATGCTTGTGACCATTCCGGCGGGGCAACTCTATCAGCTCGACAATACCGGCGACGAATACATGATTCTCCTCGGCGCGCGCGCCGAACCGGCCGGCAATCCGAGATTCAGTGCAACGAACAAGGAAGTCGGCCATGGCGATTTCGCGAAGAAGCAACTCGACAAGATCAAAGCACCGGAAGAAAAGAAAGCTAGAGCGCGCCAAGAGTCTTAA